The window CGATGGTACCATTGTTATTGGTGAAGGTGAAATTGATGAGGCACCAATGTTATATATTGGTGAGCGTTTAGGGACCGGTAATGGTGAAGCAGTGGAAATTGCTGTCGATCCAATTGACGGAACCAGAATGGTGGCTATGGGGCAACCAAATGCGGTTGCGGTTATGGCTGTAGCCGATCCGGGCGTGCTCTTGAAAGCTCCGGACATGTATATGGAGAAATTAGTTGTTGCACCGGGTGCCAAAGGAAAAATTGATTTGAATGATACTTTGGAAGAAAATATTATTCGCTGTGCAGAAGCAATTGGTAAACCGTTATCTGAATTTGTAGTGATGACTTTGGCTAAACCGCGTCATGAAGCGATTATTGCCAGATTGCATGATTTAGGTGTACGTGTTCATGCAATTCCTGATGGTGATGTTGCCGCTTCGGTTTTTGTATGTATGCCTGAACGTGAAGCAGATATGTTCTATGGTATCGGCGGGGCGCCGGAAGGGGTTATTTCTGCTGCTGTGGTAAGAGCTTTGGATGGTGATATGCAGGGGCGTTTATTGCCGCGCTACGAAGTGAAGGGTGACACGAAGGAGCATCGAATTATCGGTGCTGATGAAACTCGTCGCTGTCATGAAATGGGACTTGCGACCCATGCAATCCTAAAACTAGAAGATATGGTTAGCAACGATAATATCATCTTTTCTGCGACTGGAATTACAGATGGTGATCTTTTGCATGGCGTTCGCCGGGCGAAAGATGATATACTATATACAGAGACATTAGTTATCCGTGGTAAGTCAAGAACAGTTCGCCGTATTGAATCAGCGCACTATCTGCGACGTAAAGCGGATAATTTATTGGCAATTATTAATAAGTAGATTGTCGTGCAGCATCATAGTGGTGCTAAAGTAGCTACATCAAGAGTAAGGCAATTTATAAGAAATTAGTAAAAATAAATGGAGGTATTCTTTTTATGAACAAAATTGAACAACAATCAGTTAATGCACTTCGTGTCCTTGGTATTGATGCGATTGAGAAATCAAACTCAGGACATCCAGGTATCGTTATGGGTGCAGCACCAATGGCGTATACGCTTTGGAGCCGTCACTTACGGGTAAATCCAAATCAAACTGACTGGATGAACCGTGACCGCTTTGTATTATCAGCAGGCCATGGATCAATGCTGTTATATGGATTATTGCATTTAAGCGGATTTGATGTAACGCTTGATGATATTCAACAATTCCGTCAATGGGATTCAAAAACCCCAGGGCATCCGGAATTTGGTCATACTGCCGGAATTGATGCGACAACCGGTCCGTTAGGACAAGGGATTGCTATGGCAGTCGGAATGGCTACTGCTGAAAAGCATTTAGCAGCGTTGTGCAATAAACCTGATTATGCTGTTATCGATCACTTCACTTATGTTATCTGTGGTGATGGTGACTTAATGGAAGGTATCAGCAGTGAGGCAAGCAGTTTTGCCGGATTGCAAAAATTAGGGAAACTTGTTGTTCTTTATGATTCAAATGATATTTGTTTAGATGGAACAACCAGTGATTCATTTACTGAAAATGTTCGTGCTCGTTATGATGCGTACGGTTGGCAAACGATTTTAGTTGAAGACGGTAATGATATTGAAGCAATTGATAAAGCAATTATTGAAGCGAAAAAAGATACCAGCCGGCCTACTTTGATTGAAGTCAAGACGGTCATTGGTTTTGGCGCAGATAAAAAAGCCGGAAGTAATAGTTCGCATGGGGCTCCTCTAGGCGCGGAAGAGGCGACCCATGCCAAAGCGGTTTACGGATGGACTCATGCACCATTTGTCATTCCAGAAGAAGTTTACGCTGATTACCGCTCTAAAGTTGCTGAACGTGGAACAGCTGCGTTTAATGAGTGGCAGACTGCATTTGCTGCTTATACTAAAGCGCACCCTGAAGCAGCTGAGTTATTAACTGATTCAGAAGTGGAAATTGATTTCCCTGATTACGAAGATGGTTTCAGTCAGGCAACACGTAATAGT of the Culicoidibacter larvae genome contains:
- the glpX gene encoding class II fructose-bisphosphatase, yielding MRRELAIEFSRVTEAAALASSSWIGRGDKLAADEAAVEAMRLSLNETDIDGTIVIGEGEIDEAPMLYIGERLGTGNGEAVEIAVDPIDGTRMVAMGQPNAVAVMAVADPGVLLKAPDMYMEKLVVAPGAKGKIDLNDTLEENIIRCAEAIGKPLSEFVVMTLAKPRHEAIIARLHDLGVRVHAIPDGDVAASVFVCMPEREADMFYGIGGAPEGVISAAVVRALDGDMQGRLLPRYEVKGDTKEHRIIGADETRRCHEMGLATHAILKLEDMVSNDNIIFSATGITDGDLLHGVRRAKDDILYTETLVIRGKSRTVRRIESAHYLRRKADNLLAIINK
- the tkt gene encoding transketolase translates to MEQQSVNALRVLGIDAIEKSNSGHPGIVMGAAPMAYTLWSRHLRVNPNQTDWMNRDRFVLSAGHGSMLLYGLLHLSGFDVTLDDIQQFRQWDSKTPGHPEFGHTAGIDATTGPLGQGIAMAVGMATAEKHLAALCNKPDYAVIDHFTYVICGDGDLMEGISSEASSFAGLQKLGKLVVLYDSNDICLDGTTSDSFTENVRARYDAYGWQTILVEDGNDIEAIDKAIIEAKKDTSRPTLIEVKTVIGFGADKKAGSNSSHGAPLGAEEATHAKAVYGWTHAPFVIPEEVYADYRSKVAERGTAAFNEWQTAFAAYTKAHPEAAELLTDSEVEIDFPDYEDGFSQATRNSSQDCINQIAAGLPTFFGGSADLAHSNMTYINGEGLFNDEHPENRNIQFGVREFAMGAILNGMSLHGGLKVYGGTFFVFSDYLKAAMRLSSLMHQPVTYVLTHDSVAVGEDGATHEPIEQLAMLRSIPNMNVIRPADARETLGAWRIAIESEQRPTSLILTRQNLTVDATDADEVAKGAYIVHKEAKQIDAILIASGSEVNLALAAARSLAEENIDVRVVSMPSMNLFDEQSDAYKEQILPSAVRARVAIEMASSFGWHKYVGLDGAVVGIDRFGASAPAAKIIEAYGFTVENVAATVKNVLK